The following is a genomic window from Miltoncostaea oceani.
TGACCCTCGGCACGGCCGCCGGGCTCCTGGTGTGGCAGCACGTGGACCGGGCGGCGGACGTGGCCCGCGCGGAGCTGGCGGCGGCGCGCGGCCGGGAGGCTTGACGCGGCTAACGCCGTTAGCTTAGGGTCTGGCTAACACCGTTAGCCGACGACCACCGGAGGTCCCGATGTCCGCCCGCGCGCTCCACCCGCCCGCCCCCCTCCGGCGCCACCGCCGCGCCGCGTACGGCGTCGCGGCCGCCGGCCTCGCCTCCGCCGCCGTCGCCGCCTGGCTCATGAGCGGCACCGGCGGCTGGCAGCTCGCCGCCTTCGCGATGGGCCCCGACGTCGCCCTGCTCGCCGGGTTCGGCCGCGACCTCGAGCCGGGGCGGCTGCACCCCCGTGCCGTCCCCCTCTACAACGCGCTGCACCGCTTCGCCGGGCCCGTCGCGCTCACCGCGCTCGCGGTGACCGGCGTCGTCCCCGCCGGGTTCCTCGCCGGTGGTCTCGTGTGGGGCGCCCACATCGCGATGGACCGGTCCCTCGGCTACGGGCTGCGGACGCGTGACGGCCGGCAGCGCGTCTGAGCTCGGG
Proteins encoded in this region:
- a CDS encoding DUF4260 family protein, with the protein product MSARALHPPAPLRRHRRAAYGVAAAGLASAAVAAWLMSGTGGWQLAAFAMGPDVALLAGFGRDLEPGRLHPRAVPLYNALHRFAGPVALTALAVTGVVPAGFLAGGLVWGAHIAMDRSLGYGLRTRDGRQRV